One window of the Salvelinus alpinus chromosome 13, SLU_Salpinus.1, whole genome shotgun sequence genome contains the following:
- the LOC139537110 gene encoding uncharacterized protein, with amino-acid sequence MPPLPLDERIVVIQRPKNLVLPGSSPQPHSHITAHSNKLLSRPSHPHPPQSYPNPPSSNSLSLECKRRSSSRLQKTKVDKAIVSEGTRHTPSHCHSNGTVTLGPRPHQHTHTIDIKLSVNKGTKGGGHSNSLVRSGSVKGSKKRVSLRLDPGYGEKNTGGTSGKPGGAVQQLQNHPQNQRQASPGSHHQNHLAVSPGGVLEFVPSQRQQSKSRREKVQNVSSKVCSASFPSRGAREVPYVGNKENSKLGPVHQNPNPHSLPGHHNSVPVPHAAVLNSHYPVPPPSHHPRAPTSFQQPLNQPRPSRGRDHRPQILHGLPLSPCSSRGGFPSPDHTCTIDFSHPFSCGCWKLVCCRGGRGRSAGCQRGRESPSSSFSCGHGHGVVGVNHRGGAAMGLRTLGGCLSTASTTNTSSSNSTVSDCRTGLLRPLRCASCSGEAGAFESPAAFRKKLVGGCLPCTPLSSSAPLRALQSCVSGCNPKASQAGSSTCSYCSSDPIVVTFNPRRGSKPPGMGRGVGAGPPMGVFPADDDDYSVRTIWPEELAKKMTRSKTQQNQQSCAGMGMGVGKTSVGQNQNSSNGISPVTLDCRNLLEFTRNQITDHAGRRRLQQGKMAVLDFIGSGPGRDPDQDSLKRLWNKGGESGKVDGMRQEGNTTYPRTPSPSTPSPQSPPSFSPPPSAPSTLLKPKPRQRDADGRHSLPSAQSLHLVLNSLNREQDEESGRVHLTLPLSSSLPASLSDENGMTPDVENAVVSPILPFLFLGNERDAQDLDLLLRLNIGYVVNVTTHLPLYHLGSGLVRYKRLPATDNSKQNLRQYFEEVFEFIEEAHQSGRGVLIHCQAGVSRSATIVIAYLMKHTLMTMTDAYKYVRGRRPVVSPNLNFMGQLLEFERDLNSGVTPRILTPKLSGLETQV; translated from the exons ATGCCTCCACTCCCTCTTGACGAGCGCATAGTGGTTATTCAGCGCCCTAAAAACTTGGTCCTACCTGGGTCCTCCCCACAGCCCCACTCCCATATAACAGCCCATAGCAACAAACTTCTCTCCCGCCCTTCTCATCCCCATCCTCCTCAGTCCTACCCCAATCCTCCCTCCTCGAACTCACTGTCCTTGGAATGCAAGCGCAGGTCATCATCCCGTCTGCAGAAAACCAAGGTCGACAAGGCCATTGTCTCAGAGGGTACCAGACACACCCCTAGCCACTGTCACAGCAACGGGACAGTGACTCTTGGCCCTagaccacaccaacacacacatacgATCGACATCAAGTTATCTGTGAACAAAGGAACAAAAGGAGGGGGGCACAGCAACTCTTTAGTTCGCAGTGGGAGTGTGAAGGGGAGCAAAAAAAGGGTTTCGTTGCGCTTGGATCCAGGATACGGGGAGAAAAACACTGGAGGAACATCAGGGAAGCCTGGAGGAGCAGTGCAGCAACTCCAAAACCATCCACAGAACCAGAGACAGGCCTCACCAGGCAGTCACCATCAGAATCATCTGGCTGTGTCCCCGGGAGGAGTCTTAGAGTTTGTCCCATCTCAGAGACAGCAGTCCAAGTCCAGAAGAGAGAAGGTGCAGAACGTGTCCTCCAAAGTCTGCTCTGCCAGCTTCCCCTCCAGAGGTGCCCGGGAAGTACCCTACGTGGGTAACAAAGAGAATTCCAAACTGGGACCTGTCCATCAAAACCCCAACCCCCACAGCCTGCCCGGCCACCACAACTCTGTCCCTGTGCCCCATGCTGCTGTTCTAAACTcccactaccctgtcccccctccctcccaccaccccCGTGCTCCTACCTCGTTTCAGCAACCCCTCAACCAGCCTCGTCCATCCCGCGGCAGGGATCATCGTCCTCAGATCCTCCACggcctacccctctccccctgttcCTCCCGTGGAGGTTTCCCCAGCCCAGACCACACCTGTACCATCGACTTTTCACATCCCTTCAGCTGTGGCTGTTGGAAGCTGGTCTGCTGCAGGGGGGGCAGGGGACGTTCTGCTGGCTGCCAGAGGGGTAGGGAGAGTCCgtcttcctctttctcctgtGGCCACGGCCACGGGGTTGTAGGTGTGAACCACAGAGGGGGCGCAGCAATGGGATTAAGAACTCTTGGGGGATGTTTGTCCACAGCCTCCACCACCAACACTTCATCCTCCAACAGCACTGTGTCGGACTGCCGCACGGGCTTGCTCAGACCCCTGCGATGTGCCTCCTGCTCCGGGGAGGCTGGCGCCTTTGAGAGTCCTGCTGCATTCCGCAAAAAACTGGTGGGGGGATGCCTGCCCTGTACCCCACTATCCTCCTCAGCCCCGCTGCGAGCCTTACAGAGTTGTGTGAGTGGCTGCAACCCCAAAGCCAGTCAGGCCGGCAGCTCTACCTGCAGCTATTGTAGCAGCGACCCTATAGTTGTCACCTTCAACCCCCGTCGGGGCAGCAAGCCCCCTGGGATGGGCAGGGGTGTAGGGGCAGGGCCCCCCATGGGAGTATTCCccgctgatgatgatgattacaGCGTGCGCACAATCTGGCCAGAGGAGCTGGCGAAAAAGATGACCAGGTCTAAAACCCAACAGAACCAGCAGAGCTGTGCAGGGATGGGGATGGGAGTGGGGAAGACAAGTGTGGGTCAGAACCAAAACAGCAGCAACGGAATCAGCCCTGTCACCCTGGACTGTAGGAACCTATTGGAGTTCACCCGGAATCAGATAACAGACCACGCTGGCCGACGCCGGCTTCAGCAGGGCAAGATGGCCGTCCTAGATTTTATTGGGTCTGGGCCTGGGCGAGATCCAGACCAGGACTCCCTGAAGAGGCTCTGGAACAAAGGTGGGGAGTCAGGAAAGGTGGATGGCATGAGGCAGGAAGGCAATACTACATACCCTCGCACCCCTTCCCCCAGCACCCCCTCTCCCCaatcccctccctccttctcaccCCCACCGTCAGCTCCCAGCACTCTCCTCAAACCCAAACCCAGACAGAGAGATGCAGACGGACGCCATTCCCTCCCCTCCGCCCAGTCCCTCCACCTGGTCCTCAACTCACTCAACAGAGAGCAGGACGAAGAGAGTGGCAGAG TGCACCTCACTCTGCCGCTCTCCTCCTCGCTACCGGCTTCCCTGTCAGATGAGAATGGGATGACCCCTGACGTGGAGAATGCGGTGGTCAGCCCCATCCTACCCTTCCTCTTCCTGGGCAACGAGAGGGACGCCCAGGACCTGGACCTGCTGCTGCGTCTCAACATCGGCTACGTGGTCAACGTCACCACACACCTGCCCCTCTATCACCTCGGTTCCGGCCTGGTACGCTACAAACGGCTGCCGGCTACCGACAACAGCAAGCAGAACCTACGACAGTACTTTGAGGAGGTGTTTGAGTTCATCG